In Flavobacterium sp. GSB-24, the genomic window AAAAATACAATCTCATTTTTTCATGAAAATGCTTCGTTTCTTTCAAAAATAAAAGCTGATTTCCTAAATCGGCGTGGGCGATTTCGTTTAGCTGCAGCTGCGTATGAAGCGTGGGTATAAATTGTGCAATTCTCTGACTGGCAAGGTTTCGCTGCTGTAATTTGGTTTCCAATTCGCGGGATTCTGCTGCCGACTCATCGTCGCCCATTTGCTGCATAGCGTAATACCAAAGCCAGCTGAATTCTTTTTCTGGTAAAACATAACTTTTAAACTGCGGGTAATGTTTATAAAATTTCTCCACAGTCTCATTTTTATCCATGTCCCATTTTTCGTGATACGCATTTCGCTGTTTCAAAGTCAGTTCTAAAGCTTCTGGAACTTTGTATTGATTAACGATGTAAGCATTAATTCCGGCAGGAACAATGATTATTAAAAACAACCAGACCGTCAATAATAAAACAGCATTAAAATTAGAATTTTTTTGAAGTGAAACAATAAAAAAGCATACCGAAAACCAAAACAAAATATACAGAATCCCTAGTCCGTAAAAGAGGATAAAAGTCTGATCCAGTGGAATATTCAAGAATAAAACAGCTGTCAAAAGTAAAATAGTAAACAATGCGATTAAACTCAAAATTCTAACGTAAAATAACTGTAGAATGTAATTGAAGGTATTCTGACTTTGCGTTGCTACAATTTTCCAAGTACCGCTTTCTTTTTCTTCTGAAATAAGATTGTACGAAAAGGAAATAATTAAAAGCGGAAAAAGATAAATCAGCACAAAACTGAAATCGATATTTCCTGCCAGAAGATTATTCGGGTTATTGAGTTCTGAATCGTATTTCTGACCTTCCAATCCACGAATCGTAACACTTTGAATAGAAGGAT contains:
- a CDS encoding DUF3526 domain-containing protein, which produces MLALLYKNFIRSKGTKIGLLFLLCIGFISLLIGKQFQDKQQSNIEEAAVYQKENIARNAAFHKDEIGLLLYYIKFSLVNKTLPINSLAIGQRDVNPSIQSVTIRGLEGQKYDSELNNPNNLLAGNIDFSFVLIYLFPLLIISFSYNLISEEKESGTWKIVATQSQNTFNYILQLFYVRILSLIALFTILLLTAVLFLNIPLDQTFILFYGLGILYILFWFSVCFFIVSLQKNSNFNAVLLLTVWLFLIIIVPAGINAYIVNQYKVPEALELTLKQRNAYHEKWDMDKNETVEKFYKHYPQFKSYVLPEKEFSWLWYYAMQQMGDDESAAESRELETKLQQRNLASQRIAQFIPTLHTQLQLNEIAHADLGNQLLFLKETKHFHEKMRLYFYPKIFSEAPVNAEKWDKFKVETFNDPTKISFAKAFLPLLLFNLVMIGFGWRNFKREAI